In Phormidium yuhuli AB48, one genomic interval encodes:
- a CDS encoding cupin domain-containing protein — MMYSAADWIETLGLVPLPEEGGLYRELYRSDEVIPQSALPDRFGGDRTYCTSIYYLLEHPEFSAFHRIQQEEIWHFYEGSPLTLAILTPQGNLSQQTLGRNFKAGERLQVVIRRGDLFAATVDEAGGYSLVGCTVAPGFEFADFEAPSRDSLLQAYPQHRAVIEQLTRPS, encoded by the coding sequence ATGATGTACAGTGCTGCTGATTGGATTGAGACCCTAGGCTTGGTTCCTCTCCCGGAAGAAGGGGGACTGTATCGCGAACTCTATCGCTCTGATGAGGTAATTCCTCAATCTGCCCTCCCAGACCGCTTTGGGGGCGATCGCACCTACTGCACCTCCATCTACTATCTCCTAGAACACCCGGAATTCTCCGCCTTCCACCGGATCCAACAGGAAGAAATCTGGCATTTCTACGAGGGAAGTCCCTTAACCCTAGCCATACTCACCCCCCAAGGAAACCTCTCTCAGCAGACCCTCGGACGCAATTTTAAGGCTGGGGAACGGCTACAAGTGGTGATTCGCCGGGGGGATTTGTTCGCCGCGACAGTGGATGAGGCGGGAGGTTATAGCTTAGTTGGCTGTACCGTGGCCCCCGGCTTTGAGTTTGCCGATTTTGAGGCCCCGAGTCGGGACAGCTTGCTACAGGCTTATCCTCAACATCGAGCGGTCATTGAGCAGTTGACGCGCCCGAGTTGA
- a CDS encoding D-alanine--D-alanine ligase family protein translates to MAYDVTQLRALIQRLRSPLRLAVIHGGDKTQPGAVIYPTHNPRSTKTYHTVAKDIAEALREVGFEQVSLLADDMTLPQTLKQQGIHLAWLNTGGVQGYDPVCHTPAMLEMLGVPYLGHNPLNSSILDNKHAFKRELQALGIATAPFMVAHPFQGPFNPQTHPQFQRLFGDYRGAFVVKPVSGRASVNVFVVDEVEGLGEAVANVHRLTANTALIETYLPGREFCISVSGPILHREGVFENHGTPFAFSAIERVLEPQERIFTSMDAKGMSQERMRLLSGEEAAEGRLRSQLEAIGQEIYQAFNLTSLVRIDLRQDEAGQLYVLEANPKPDLKRPTAHSTSLVAQGLEQHQMSYHDLILSLLGDRLHQLLSHQPHLIPHIQALIRS, encoded by the coding sequence GTGGCTTACGATGTTACCCAGTTAAGGGCGCTCATACAGCGTCTGCGATCGCCCCTACGCCTGGCGGTGATTCACGGCGGGGACAAAACCCAACCGGGAGCCGTCATCTACCCCACCCACAATCCCCGCTCCACGAAAACCTATCACACCGTCGCCAAAGATATTGCCGAGGCCCTCAGGGAAGTGGGGTTTGAACAGGTGAGTCTCTTGGCTGACGATATGACCCTTCCCCAAACCCTGAAACAACAGGGGATTCATCTAGCCTGGCTCAATACCGGTGGCGTACAAGGCTATGACCCGGTTTGTCATACGCCGGCGATGTTGGAAATGCTGGGGGTTCCCTATCTCGGTCATAATCCCCTCAATAGTTCCATTTTGGATAATAAACACGCCTTTAAGCGGGAGTTACAGGCTCTGGGAATTGCGACGGCTCCCTTTATGGTGGCTCATCCCTTTCAAGGTCCCTTCAATCCCCAAACCCATCCCCAGTTTCAACGGCTGTTTGGGGACTATCGGGGGGCGTTTGTGGTCAAACCGGTGTCGGGACGAGCCTCGGTGAATGTTTTTGTGGTGGATGAGGTTGAGGGGTTAGGGGAGGCGGTGGCGAACGTTCATCGTCTGACGGCGAATACGGCCTTGATTGAAACCTATTTACCGGGACGGGAGTTTTGTATCTCGGTATCGGGACCGATTCTCCATCGTGAGGGTGTGTTTGAGAATCATGGGACTCCCTTTGCCTTTTCAGCCATTGAGCGAGTGTTGGAACCCCAGGAGCGAATCTTTACCTCGATGGATGCGAAGGGAATGAGTCAGGAACGGATGCGGCTGTTGTCTGGGGAGGAGGCGGCGGAAGGGAGGCTGCGATCGCAACTTGAGGCGATTGGCCAGGAGATTTATCAGGCCTTTAACCTGACGAGCTTAGTGCGGATTGACCTGAGACAAGATGAAGCGGGTCAACTCTATGTCCTCGAAGCCAATCCTAAACCCGATTTGAAACGACCCACCGCCCATAGCACCAGTTTAGTGGCCCAAGGCTTGGAACAGCATCAGATGAGCTATCACGATTTGATTCTGAGTCTATTGGGCGATCGCCTCCACCAGCTTCTCAGCCATCAACCGCACCTGATTCCCCATATCCAAGCTCTGATAAGGTCTTAA
- a CDS encoding DMT family transporter: protein MTELVKSAIERGRETPPLKWVPLLTLGLALLAVSCAAIFIRLAEQELGANATVFNRLAIATLAFWLLNSLKQWRQDSPLDWQAPVTYHVDDIVQLMAVAAVSSASVVLWAESLTETSIANSTLLRNLTPIFTSLGGWLLLGQHFDRRFLVGTLIAVLGAIAIGVEDFQIGQEHLLGDGLALLSAILYGSNLLLVERLRSRFPTSTILLWRCGIGSLLLLPMTWLLEEQLFPQTWQVWLAVVALALVCQVLGQGLLVYSLKQFSSGFIAVFLLLEPILTAILAWLVFAELLDWTNWLAFVMVLSGIYLTRSSGSATQSVTASTAAQPQAGTPDTR, encoded by the coding sequence ATGACTGAACTCGTTAAATCTGCCATCGAGAGAGGTCGGGAAACCCCCCCTCTAAAATGGGTTCCCCTCCTAACCTTGGGACTGGCGTTACTCGCCGTCTCCTGTGCTGCCATTTTTATCCGCCTGGCGGAACAGGAACTCGGGGCGAATGCAACGGTTTTTAATCGTTTAGCCATCGCCACACTGGCCTTTTGGCTTCTAAACAGCCTCAAGCAATGGCGACAAGACTCTCCCCTCGACTGGCAAGCACCGGTCACATACCACGTCGACGATATTGTACAACTGATGGCTGTGGCGGCTGTATCCTCTGCTTCCGTTGTCCTTTGGGCCGAGTCCCTGACGGAAACCAGTATCGCTAACTCGACTCTACTGCGTAATCTAACCCCCATTTTTACTAGCTTAGGGGGCTGGCTGCTGTTGGGCCAACACTTTGACCGACGTTTCCTGGTGGGAACCCTGATTGCTGTGTTGGGGGCGATCGCCATCGGTGTGGAAGATTTCCAGATTGGCCAGGAGCATCTTCTCGGGGATGGCTTAGCCTTACTCTCCGCCATCCTCTATGGCAGTAATTTACTCCTGGTTGAGCGGTTGCGATCGCGCTTTCCCACCTCCACCATTCTCCTCTGGCGTTGTGGCATTGGTTCGCTGCTCCTGCTTCCGATGACCTGGCTCTTGGAAGAACAGCTCTTCCCCCAAACCTGGCAAGTCTGGCTGGCGGTTGTGGCTCTGGCCCTAGTCTGTCAGGTTTTGGGGCAAGGATTACTCGTCTATAGCCTCAAACAGTTCTCCTCCGGATTTATTGCTGTCTTTCTCCTCCTAGAACCGATTTTGACGGCAATTCTGGCTTGGCTTGTCTTTGCCGAACTCTTGGACTGGACGAACTGGCTAGCATTTGTCATGGTACTGTCAGGGATTTATCTAACCCGGTCCAGTGGCAGTGCAACCCAATCGGTCACGGCTTCGACGGCTGCTCAGCCGCAAGCTGGAACCCCTGACACTCGGTAA
- a CDS encoding manganese efflux pump MntP, protein MLGLGLAADAFAVSLTSGLYIRHLKLQKALKVAIAFGIFQAIMPLMGWGMGVGFRDYIIRYDHWVGFILLGILGARMIHEAISQDEETEPFNPMKWETLVFMAVATSIDALAAGLGLAVLQTPILFTVAVIGVITFWLCLGGVYIGHHFGDRFQDKVEILGGLILIAIAIRILWEGLA, encoded by the coding sequence ATGCTTGGTTTGGGCTTGGCAGCTGATGCCTTTGCCGTGTCCCTGACCAGTGGACTGTACATCCGCCACCTCAAATTACAAAAAGCCTTAAAAGTGGCGATCGCATTTGGCATTTTCCAGGCGATTATGCCTCTAATGGGATGGGGCATGGGGGTAGGATTTCGGGATTACATTATCCGCTACGACCATTGGGTCGGGTTTATTCTTCTGGGCATTCTCGGTGCCCGCATGATTCATGAAGCGATTAGCCAGGATGAGGAGACGGAACCCTTTAACCCGATGAAGTGGGAGACTCTCGTCTTTATGGCAGTTGCCACCAGTATTGATGCTTTAGCGGCGGGGTTAGGTTTAGCCGTGTTGCAAACTCCAATTCTCTTCACCGTCGCCGTGATTGGGGTCATTACCTTCTGGCTTTGTCTGGGAGGAGTATATATCGGCCATCATTTCGGCGATCGCTTTCAGGACAAAGTAGAAATCCTCGGTGGACTGATTCTCATTGCGATCGCCATCCGTATTTTGTGGGAAGGATTGGCGTGA
- a CDS encoding asparaginase, giving the protein MAKRHHTHPLEVQLLREGIVESKHHVQAVVCDRRGRVLSAAGDPETAAFIRSALKPFQALAVTSTGALERYNLSDRDLAIMCGSHQGNIEQLRQVFRILWQASIEPDQLQCPIPPGKRSPLEHNCSGKHAGMLAVCQQRQLPLTTYLKRNHPVQTLILGKVAELLQMPPDELMVARDDCGAPTYFMQLNQMASLFAQLASGDSLDMERIVRAMTHHPDMVGGEGHFDTEVMRISNGSLVSKAGAEGIQCVGRLGDGMGLAIKVTDGSKRAKYAVALHLLRQLGWIQPDNADALAERFTVINEFKRLNIEGELVML; this is encoded by the coding sequence ATGGCCAAACGTCATCACACGCACCCCCTCGAAGTGCAACTGTTACGAGAGGGCATTGTCGAGTCGAAACATCACGTCCAAGCCGTAGTCTGCGATCGCCGGGGGCGCGTCCTCTCGGCGGCCGGTGACCCAGAAACGGCCGCCTTTATCCGTTCAGCCCTCAAACCCTTTCAAGCCCTCGCCGTCACCTCCACCGGAGCCTTAGAACGCTATAACCTCAGCGATCGCGATTTGGCGATTATGTGTGGCTCCCACCAGGGCAATATCGAGCAGCTTCGTCAAGTTTTCCGCATTCTCTGGCAAGCGTCCATCGAGCCAGATCAGTTGCAATGTCCCATTCCCCCGGGCAAGCGATCGCCCCTGGAACATAACTGTTCGGGCAAACACGCTGGGATGTTAGCGGTCTGTCAACAGCGACAACTGCCCCTAACCACCTATCTCAAACGCAATCACCCGGTACAAACCCTAATTTTAGGCAAAGTGGCGGAGTTGCTACAAATGCCCCCAGATGAGTTGATGGTGGCCCGGGACGACTGTGGTGCGCCCACTTACTTTATGCAGTTAAACCAGATGGCTTCCCTCTTTGCCCAATTGGCCTCTGGGGATAGCCTCGATATGGAGCGGATTGTCCGAGCGATGACTCATCACCCTGATATGGTCGGTGGTGAGGGCCATTTTGATACGGAAGTGATGCGGATTAGCAATGGCTCTCTGGTGAGTAAAGCTGGGGCGGAGGGGATTCAATGTGTGGGTCGTCTCGGAGATGGCATGGGGCTGGCGATTAAGGTCACTGACGGCTCTAAACGGGCTAAATATGCGGTTGCCCTACATCTGTTGCGCCAGTTGGGCTGGATTCAACCGGACAATGCCGATGCTCTCGCGGAACGGTTCACGGTGATTAATGAGTTTAAGCGACTCAATATCGAGGGTGAATTGGTGATGCTGTAA
- a CDS encoding CGLD27 family protein, protein MNDLDLSRCPVPREQQPIQEYQALKEGCLFRASQGTLGSYLKALAWIGLPSWLIVAPIAAASFAPERFPLQFLLSATLGASAVVGLALLRLFLGWKYVCDRLQNPVVVYEESGWYDGQTWTKTESVLARDRLIVEYQLRPIFQRLRRTAIGLGLVVGVSAIAWSLA, encoded by the coding sequence ATGAACGATCTCGATCTGTCGCGATGCCCGGTTCCCCGAGAACAACAACCGATTCAGGAATATCAGGCTCTCAAAGAAGGCTGTCTCTTCCGAGCTAGTCAGGGAACCCTCGGCAGCTACCTCAAAGCCTTAGCTTGGATTGGGCTTCCCAGTTGGCTCATTGTTGCCCCCATTGCAGCCGCTAGCTTTGCCCCAGAGCGGTTCCCCCTGCAATTTCTGCTCAGTGCCACCCTCGGAGCCAGTGCCGTAGTGGGTTTGGCACTGTTACGGCTGTTTCTGGGCTGGAAGTATGTCTGCGATCGCCTCCAGAATCCAGTGGTGGTGTATGAGGAATCGGGCTGGTACGACGGACAAACTTGGACAAAAACCGAATCCGTGTTAGCCCGCGATCGCCTAATTGTCGAGTATCAACTTCGACCCATTTTTCAACGGTTGCGTCGCACCGCCATCGGGTTAGGATTAGTAGTTGGGGTGAGTGCGATCGCCTGGAGCCTTGCCTAG
- the rsfS gene encoding ribosome silencing factor: protein MTEKPHSPAPSSTHTADQPSESYQLVVAAVQGAEDRKGDNIIVLRVEEVSYLADYFIIVTGFSRVQVRAIAQAVQAQVELDLERSPVRVEGLSEGIWVLQDYGDVLVHILMPEEREFYNLEAFWGHAERIDISALLPSHVSS from the coding sequence ATGACCGAAAAGCCTCATTCCCCTGCTCCATCCTCCACTCACACCGCTGATCAGCCCTCCGAGAGTTATCAGCTTGTCGTAGCCGCTGTCCAAGGAGCCGAAGACCGCAAAGGGGACAATATCATTGTCTTGCGGGTTGAAGAAGTCTCCTACCTGGCTGATTATTTCATCATTGTCACTGGATTTTCACGGGTTCAGGTGCGGGCGATCGCCCAAGCTGTCCAAGCCCAAGTTGAACTGGATTTAGAGCGGAGTCCGGTCCGGGTTGAGGGCTTATCTGAGGGGATTTGGGTGTTGCAAGACTACGGGGATGTGCTGGTTCATATCCTGATGCCCGAAGAACGAGAGTTTTATAATCTTGAAGCTTTTTGGGGACATGCTGAACGGATTGACATCTCCGCCTTGCTCCCCTCTCATGTATCCTCCTAG
- the xth gene encoding exodeoxyribonuclease III, whose protein sequence is MKIATWNVNSIRTRQGLVCDWLRANPVEVLCVQETKVIDADFPRDPFESLGYHLAVSGQKSYNGVAIFSRLPLEEVDIGFGALLPPEQVGNLDEQKRAIAATVGGIRLINLYVPNGGEYNSDKYDYKLRWLNLLYDYLQHTLDKYKDLCICGDFNIAPDDRDIHTPPGKTPVVGTTAAEREALERCLGLGLADAFRKFNQEDKQYSWWDYRAGAFPRNRGWRIDHHYLTPELYQRATDCTIDREPRQWTKPSDHTPVIVEWPD, encoded by the coding sequence ATGAAAATTGCTACTTGGAATGTCAACTCAATTCGCACCCGCCAGGGACTGGTCTGTGACTGGCTTCGCGCCAACCCGGTTGAGGTGTTATGTGTCCAGGAAACGAAGGTCATTGATGCCGACTTTCCCCGCGATCCCTTTGAATCTCTGGGCTATCATCTCGCTGTCTCGGGGCAGAAGTCCTATAACGGCGTGGCGATCTTCAGCCGCCTCCCCTTAGAAGAGGTGGATATCGGCTTCGGGGCCCTGCTTCCCCCAGAACAGGTGGGGAACCTCGATGAGCAGAAACGGGCGATCGCCGCCACTGTCGGAGGAATCCGTCTGATTAACCTCTATGTGCCCAACGGCGGTGAGTACAACAGTGACAAATACGACTACAAACTCCGTTGGCTGAATCTGTTATACGATTATCTCCAACACACCCTTGACAAATACAAGGACTTATGCATCTGTGGGGACTTTAACATCGCCCCCGATGACCGAGATATTCATACCCCTCCGGGAAAAACCCCGGTTGTGGGAACCACGGCGGCTGAACGAGAGGCCCTAGAGCGATGTTTAGGGTTGGGGCTGGCCGATGCCTTTCGTAAGTTCAACCAAGAGGACAAACAGTATAGCTGGTGGGACTATCGAGCTGGGGCCTTCCCTCGCAATCGGGGTTGGCGCATTGACCATCATTATCTGACCCCAGAGCTATATCAACGGGCAACAGACTGTACCATTGACCGAGAGCCTCGGCAATGGACCAAACCCAGCGACCATACCCCAGTGATTGTGGAATGGCCCGATTAG
- a CDS encoding tetratricopeptide repeat protein — translation MNGLVKAIGGGSIVLVSLVALPLPGLPESPSDGEDEAQIQEWYDICMAATDQEAIAACDALIEVDPEDERTWTNRGSALDELGDSEAALESHNRALELAPNYSLALANRCATLGNLGDHQGAVDSCWAAIEGDGRWGDSGVELAWDNMGVSLAYLQRYEESLDAHRTALDLNPDYANAWNNLGATLFDLERYGEAVEAFQQALNLNPEDELARSNLIVARQRDRQPQDSPQNSSDD, via the coding sequence ATGAATGGTCTTGTGAAAGCTATTGGTGGCGGATCTATTGTTCTCGTGAGTTTGGTCGCCCTACCTCTCCCGGGATTGCCGGAATCTCCCTCAGATGGAGAGGATGAAGCTCAGATTCAAGAATGGTACGACATTTGCATGGCGGCGACGGATCAGGAGGCGATCGCCGCCTGTGATGCCCTGATTGAAGTCGATCCGGAGGATGAACGCACCTGGACTAATCGCGGCAGTGCTCTCGATGAACTGGGAGATTCTGAGGCGGCCTTAGAGTCTCATAATCGCGCCCTGGAGTTGGCTCCCAATTACTCTCTAGCTCTGGCGAACCGTTGTGCCACTTTAGGGAATTTGGGAGACCACCAAGGGGCAGTAGACTCCTGTTGGGCCGCCATTGAGGGGGATGGCCGCTGGGGAGATAGTGGGGTGGAGCTGGCCTGGGACAATATGGGAGTCTCCTTAGCCTATCTGCAACGCTATGAGGAGTCTCTGGACGCTCACCGCACCGCCCTAGACCTTAACCCTGATTATGCCAATGCTTGGAACAATTTAGGGGCAACCCTGTTTGATTTAGAACGCTATGGGGAGGCTGTGGAAGCCTTTCAACAGGCCCTCAATCTCAATCCTGAGGATGAGCTGGCTCGCAGTAACTTAATTGTGGCTCGTCAGCGCGATCGCCAACCCCAAGATTCACCCCAAAATTCCTCTGACGACTAA
- the grxC gene encoding glutaredoxin 3, translating into MANVEIYTWTFCPYCIRAKSLLKRKGVEFTEHNIDRDEEARDKMAERANGRRSVPQIFINGQHIGGCDDLHALDTKGELDGLLQQPA; encoded by the coding sequence ATGGCTAACGTCGAAATCTACACCTGGACCTTCTGTCCCTACTGTATCCGTGCCAAATCCCTCTTAAAACGGAAGGGTGTCGAGTTTACAGAACATAATATCGATAGAGATGAGGAGGCCCGGGATAAAATGGCAGAACGGGCAAATGGACGTAGGAGTGTGCCACAAATCTTCATCAATGGCCAACATATTGGTGGTTGCGATGACTTACATGCCTTAGATACAAAGGGAGAACTGGACGGTCTTCTCCAACAACCGGCATAA
- a CDS encoding helix-turn-helix domain-containing protein produces the protein MSAPAPNGQALLSDRELEVIELVANGLTNQEVADSLELSKRTIDNHISNILSKTKTENRVALVRWALRWGKVCLDEVNCCTLPYRSTQASASDMLTD, from the coding sequence ATGTCAGCCCCCGCACCGAACGGACAAGCGCTTCTGTCCGATCGCGAACTAGAAGTCATCGAACTCGTCGCCAACGGCCTAACCAATCAAGAAGTCGCCGATAGCCTAGAACTCAGCAAACGAACCATCGATAACCATATCAGTAACATTCTCAGTAAAACCAAAACCGAAAACCGGGTCGCTCTGGTAAGATGGGCGTTGCGCTGGGGCAAAGTCTGTCTCGACGAGGTCAACTGTTGTACCCTTCCCTACCGTAGCACCCAGGCCTCAGCCTCGGACATGCTGACGGACTGA
- the hisS gene encoding histidine--tRNA ligase, translating to MTTLQALRGTRDILPDEIAYWQLVETTARDILTRANYQEIRTPIFEQTELFQRGIGEATDVVGKEMYSFSDRGDRSLTLRPEGTAGVVRAYIEHNLFAAGGVQRLWYTGPMFRYERPQAGRQRQFHQIGLELLGTDAPRADAEVIALASDILQALGLKNLHLAINSVGQGDDRDRYRQALIDYFSPYQDEIDADSRDRLSRNPLRILDSKDERTQAIAQNAPSILDYLSDDSKRHFDRVCALLEQLSIPYDLNPRLVRGLDYYTHTAFEIQSDDLGAQATVCGGGRYDGLVEQLGGKPTPAVGWAIGLERLILLLQQLRDSPNPHPDYYVVSRGEQAEAQALCLTQQLRQANLAVELDLSGSAFGKQFKRASRSGAKACLVLGDAEAAEGTINLKCLESGEQESLKQSELLEVLKKKGKRQ from the coding sequence ATGACGACGCTGCAAGCCCTGCGGGGAACTCGGGATATTCTGCCCGATGAAATCGCCTATTGGCAACTCGTAGAAACCACCGCCCGCGACATCTTAACCCGCGCCAATTACCAAGAAATTCGCACCCCCATCTTCGAACAAACCGAACTGTTCCAACGGGGAATTGGTGAAGCTACCGATGTGGTTGGCAAAGAAATGTATAGCTTCAGCGATCGCGGCGATCGCTCCCTCACTCTACGGCCCGAAGGAACCGCCGGAGTCGTTCGCGCCTATATCGAACATAACCTCTTCGCCGCCGGTGGAGTTCAACGCCTCTGGTACACCGGCCCCATGTTCCGTTACGAACGCCCCCAAGCCGGCCGACAACGCCAGTTTCACCAAATTGGCTTAGAACTTCTCGGAACCGACGCCCCCCGGGCCGACGCCGAAGTCATCGCCCTAGCCAGCGATATCCTCCAAGCCCTAGGCCTAAAAAACCTGCATCTCGCCATCAACTCCGTCGGCCAGGGAGACGATCGCGATCGCTACCGTCAAGCCCTCATCGACTACTTCAGCCCCTACCAAGACGAAATTGACGCCGACTCCCGCGATCGCCTCAGCCGCAACCCCCTACGCATCCTCGACAGCAAAGACGAACGCACCCAGGCGATCGCCCAAAATGCCCCCAGCATCCTCGACTACCTCAGCGATGACTCAAAACGTCATTTCGACCGAGTTTGCGCCCTCCTAGAGCAACTGAGCATCCCCTATGACCTCAATCCACGACTGGTACGGGGCTTAGACTACTACACCCACACCGCCTTTGAAATCCAATCCGACGACCTGGGGGCCCAGGCCACCGTCTGCGGCGGCGGACGCTACGACGGCTTAGTGGAACAACTCGGCGGAAAACCCACCCCCGCCGTCGGTTGGGCCATTGGCTTAGAACGCCTCATTCTCCTACTCCAACAGCTTCGAGACAGCCCCAACCCCCATCCCGACTATTATGTCGTCTCCCGAGGGGAACAAGCCGAAGCCCAAGCCCTCTGTCTAACCCAACAATTACGTCAAGCGAACCTCGCCGTGGAACTCGACTTAAGTGGAAGTGCCTTTGGCAAACAGTTCAAACGGGCTTCTCGCAGTGGGGCAAAGGCGTGTTTAGTCTTAGGAGATGCCGAGGCCGCCGAGGGAACGATTAACCTGAAATGCCTAGAGAGTGGTGAACAAGAAAGCCTGAAGCAGTCAGAGTTATTGGAGGTTCTTAAAAAGAAAGGCAAAAGGCAATAG
- a CDS encoding o-succinylbenzoate synthase has protein sequence MYSLTLQPYDYPFRRPLRTHHGLWKRRQGLLIKLSDGQREGWGEIAPLPDFGSESLEAAHEFCQGFQGHLDDGDIFSIGDRYPACQFALESAREALLRYPNPPLQPNFPYCQLLPTGEAALKRLQTTPNDHWGPSPCFKWKIAVEGMQQEQDWFQQLLQDLPPHSRLRLDANGGLSQEEAQAWLGACEGQPVDYLEQPRPPEAWQDLETLHHQGVVPIALDESVANLRDLETWLQRGWSGIIVIKAAIIGSPRRLRQLCQQFQPDVVFSSVFETRIGRQAALHLAQELQRKPRALGFGVLEAIGEERQ, from the coding sequence ATGTATTCTCTAACTCTCCAGCCCTATGACTATCCCTTTCGCCGCCCCCTAAGAACCCATCATGGGCTATGGAAACGTCGTCAAGGGCTTCTCATCAAACTCAGCGATGGCCAGCGAGAAGGTTGGGGAGAAATTGCCCCTCTCCCCGACTTTGGATCAGAGTCTCTAGAAGCGGCCCATGAGTTCTGTCAAGGCTTCCAGGGCCATCTCGACGACGGGGACATTTTCTCCATTGGCGATCGCTATCCGGCCTGTCAGTTTGCCCTAGAATCCGCCCGAGAGGCCCTCCTGAGATATCCCAACCCCCCTTTACAGCCCAACTTCCCCTATTGTCAGCTTCTCCCCACAGGGGAGGCCGCCCTCAAGCGATTACAAACTACGCCCAACGACCATTGGGGTCCCTCCCCTTGTTTCAAATGGAAAATCGCCGTGGAGGGAATGCAGCAAGAACAAGATTGGTTTCAGCAACTCCTCCAGGACCTCCCCCCCCATAGTCGCTTACGCCTAGATGCCAATGGGGGGTTAAGCCAAGAGGAGGCCCAAGCCTGGTTAGGGGCCTGTGAGGGGCAGCCTGTGGACTATTTGGAACAGCCCCGGCCCCCGGAAGCCTGGCAGGACTTAGAGACTCTACACCATCAGGGAGTAGTCCCCATCGCCCTAGATGAATCGGTCGCCAATCTCCGAGATTTAGAGACCTGGTTACAACGAGGCTGGTCAGGAATTATCGTCATCAAAGCCGCTATCATCGGATCACCGCGACGGCTACGCCAACTCTGTCAGCAGTTTCAGCCGGATGTCGTTTTTTCCTCTGTCTTCGAGACCCGGATTGGTCGCCAAGCTGCCCTCCATTTAGCCCAGGAACTGCAACGGAAACCTCGGGCCTTGGGTTTTGGGGTTTTGGAGGCAATAGGGGAAGAAAGGCAATAG